The Xanthomonas sp. DAR 34887 genome has a segment encoding these proteins:
- a CDS encoding DUF4440 domain-containing protein: MDASLKQRLFALELELLEPATRASATRLSALLDEAFVEFAASGRCIDRQALLQELPAEAGAVRYRAFDLNAWLLAPDLAQLRYRSERRDGDGAPVRHALRSSLWRCRDGEWRMLFHQGTPIPGAA; the protein is encoded by the coding sequence ATGGACGCGTCGCTGAAGCAGCGGTTGTTCGCGCTGGAGCTGGAATTGCTGGAGCCGGCGACGCGTGCCTCGGCGACGCGGTTGTCGGCGCTGCTCGACGAAGCGTTCGTCGAATTCGCTGCGTCCGGGCGATGCATCGACAGGCAGGCGCTGCTGCAGGAATTGCCGGCAGAGGCCGGCGCGGTCCGCTATCGTGCGTTCGATTTGAACGCGTGGTTGCTGGCGCCAGATCTGGCGCAGTTGCGCTACCGCAGCGAGCGCCGCGATGGCGATGGCGCGCCGGTGCGGCATGCGCTGCGCAGTTCGCTGTGGCGCTGCCGCGATGGCGAATGGCGCATGCTGTTCCACCAGGGTACGCCGATTCCCG
- the moaA gene encoding GTP 3',8-cyclase MoaA, with protein MSAVLRPPLPLAPAAPLDRLRRPLRDLRLSVIEACNFRCGYCMPADKVPDDYGFDAASRLSFDQIETLVRGFVRNGVNKLRLTGGEPLLRRDLPELVRRLARIPGLDDLAMTTNGSLLARHAQALRDAGLRRVTVSLDAIDAATFRRMSGDRGEVAQVLAGIDAAVAAGLGPVKINCVVQRGINDDQVLPLLAHFRGSGHVLRFIEYMDVGTCNAWRRDRVVPSAELHARIAERWPLRALDPHYAGEVAARHAFVDGGGEIGFVSSVSAPFCGDCHRARVSADGQLYTCLFAAAGTDLKPALAGGEDALAERVRALWSQRADRYSELRGDARAARGKHVEMFLIGG; from the coding sequence GTGAGCGCGGTGCTGCGCCCGCCGTTGCCGCTTGCTCCGGCCGCGCCGCTGGATCGGTTGCGGCGCCCGCTGCGCGACCTGCGTCTGTCGGTGATCGAGGCCTGCAATTTCCGCTGCGGTTATTGCATGCCGGCCGACAAGGTGCCCGACGATTACGGCTTCGATGCGGCCTCGCGGCTGTCGTTCGACCAGATCGAGACGCTGGTGCGCGGCTTCGTGCGCAACGGCGTCAACAAGCTGCGCCTGACCGGTGGCGAGCCGCTGCTGCGCCGCGACCTGCCCGAACTGGTGCGGCGTCTGGCGCGCATTCCCGGCCTCGACGATCTGGCCATGACCACAAACGGTTCGCTGCTGGCGCGGCACGCGCAGGCCTTGCGCGATGCCGGGTTGCGTCGGGTCACGGTAAGCCTGGATGCGATCGACGCGGCGACCTTCCGGCGCATGTCCGGCGATCGCGGCGAGGTGGCGCAGGTGCTGGCGGGCATCGACGCGGCGGTGGCGGCCGGGCTGGGGCCGGTGAAGATCAACTGCGTGGTCCAGCGCGGCATCAACGACGATCAGGTGCTGCCGCTGTTGGCGCACTTCCGCGGCAGCGGCCACGTGTTGCGTTTCATCGAATACATGGACGTGGGCACCTGCAATGCCTGGCGCCGCGACCGGGTGGTGCCTTCGGCGGAATTGCATGCGCGTATCGCCGAACGTTGGCCGTTGCGCGCGCTGGACCCGCACTACGCCGGCGAAGTCGCCGCGCGCCATGCCTTCGTCGACGGCGGTGGCGAGATCGGCTTCGTCAGTTCGGTCAGCGCGCCGTTCTGCGGCGATTGCCATCGCGCGCGCGTATCGGCCGACGGCCAGCTCTATACCTGCCTGTTCGCCGCCGCGGGCACCGATCTGAAGCCGGCCCTGGCCGGCGGCGAGGACGCATTGGCCGAGCGCGTGCGGGCGTTGTGGAGCCAGCGCGCCGATCGCTACAGCGAACTGCGCGGCGATGCGCGGGCGGCGCGCGGCAAGCACGTCGAGATGTTCCTGATCGGCGGATGA
- a CDS encoding MBL fold metallo-hydrolase, which produces MAWALRFQGVGNASAVELGSPMATIERDGAPWLSIDCGGEGLSAYQAQYAAIPQALFVTHVHLDHVAGFERLFVDAYFSARRGKVRVYVPAPVLPLLHRRIGDYPNVLAEGGANFWDAFQLIAVGDAFWHDGVRLEVFPVRHHWPDTAYGLRLQGALVWSGDTRPIPEMLSRYAGDGELVAHDCGLHGNPSHTGVDDLEREYPAELLQRMMLYHYASAEDAEALRARGHRVARPGECVALDTPRAPQVPAP; this is translated from the coding sequence ATGGCCTGGGCGCTGCGCTTCCAGGGCGTCGGCAATGCCTCGGCGGTGGAACTGGGCTCGCCGATGGCCACGATCGAGCGCGATGGCGCGCCGTGGCTGAGCATCGATTGCGGCGGCGAGGGCCTGAGCGCCTACCAGGCGCAATACGCGGCGATACCGCAGGCGCTGTTCGTGACCCATGTGCATCTGGACCACGTGGCGGGGTTCGAACGGCTGTTCGTCGACGCCTATTTTTCGGCGCGGCGCGGCAAGGTGCGGGTGTACGTGCCGGCGCCGGTGCTGCCGCTGCTGCATCGCCGGATCGGCGACTACCCGAACGTGCTGGCCGAGGGCGGGGCCAATTTCTGGGACGCGTTCCAGCTGATCGCGGTCGGCGATGCGTTCTGGCACGACGGGGTGCGGCTGGAGGTGTTTCCGGTGCGCCACCACTGGCCGGACACCGCCTACGGGCTGCGCCTGCAGGGCGCGCTGGTGTGGAGCGGCGATACCCGGCCGATCCCGGAAATGCTGAGCCGTTATGCCGGCGACGGCGAACTGGTCGCGCATGACTGCGGTCTTCACGGCAACCCGTCGCATACTGGGGTGGATGACCTGGAGCGGGAATATCCCGCCGAGTTGCTGCAACGCATGATGCTGTACCACTACGCCAGCGCCGAGGATGCCGAGGCCTTGCGCGCCCGCGGGCACCGCGTCGCGCGGCCGGGCGAATGCGTGGCGCTGGACACGCCGCGCGCGCCGCAGGTGCCGGCGCCGTGA
- a CDS encoding 3-deoxy-D-manno-octulosonic acid kinase, with product MVAFDATEALTPYREGRGYGAILFDRQRLRQAEPALFSAAYWAERARPVDEGGRGGAWFVDAPFGASVLRQYRRGGVVAKLSRDRYLWTGADRTRSFAEFRLMRALIARKLPVPRPLAACYLRQGLRYRAAILMERLEGVRSLADRAHVAGRGAPWEETGRLIARFHRAGLDHADLNAHNILFDGNGRGWMIDFDRGVLRIPATRWRERNLKRLHRSLLKLRGERSVDEVNKDYARLRRAYDLAWSRGY from the coding sequence ATGGTTGCATTCGACGCCACCGAAGCGCTGACGCCGTACCGCGAGGGCCGCGGCTATGGCGCCATTCTGTTCGACCGCCAACGGCTGCGGCAAGCCGAGCCGGCGCTGTTTTCGGCCGCGTACTGGGCCGAGCGCGCGCGCCCGGTGGACGAGGGCGGCCGCGGCGGCGCCTGGTTCGTCGACGCCCCGTTCGGCGCCAGCGTGCTGCGCCAGTACCGGCGCGGCGGGGTGGTCGCCAAGCTCAGCCGCGACCGCTACCTGTGGACTGGTGCCGACCGTACCCGCAGCTTCGCCGAGTTCCGGCTGATGCGCGCGTTGATCGCGCGCAAGCTGCCGGTGCCGCGGCCGCTGGCCGCCTGTTATCTGCGCCAGGGGCTGCGCTACCGCGCCGCGATCCTGATGGAGCGGCTGGAAGGGGTGCGTTCGCTGGCCGATCGCGCGCATGTGGCCGGCCGCGGCGCGCCGTGGGAAGAGACCGGGCGGCTGATCGCGCGCTTCCACCGCGCCGGGCTGGATCACGCCGATCTCAACGCGCACAACATCCTGTTCGATGGCAACGGCCGCGGCTGGATGATCGATTTCGACCGCGGCGTGCTGCGCATCCCGGCCACGCGCTGGCGCGAGCGCAACCTCAAGCGCCTGCACCGTTCGCTGTTGAAGTTGCGCGGCGAGCGCAGCGTGGACGAGGTCAACAAGGACTACGCGCGCCTGCGCCGCGCCTACGATCTGGCCTGGAGCCGGGGTTACTGA
- a CDS encoding glycosyltransferase family 9 protein: MAATLPSLCLLRLSALGDVTHVVPLVRTLQRAWPAAPPLHWIIDKAGHKLLDGLPGVIFHDYDKRSGLAGMRALRRELPAQGFDALLQMQVALRANVLSAFVRARRRIGYDRSRSKDLHGLFVNERIPDRPGIHVLDAIGSFCEPLGLRQTEVRWDLPIPDDAHAWARAQWPDDGRPALLISPCSSHVRRNWYADRYAAVADHAAAQGWRVVLCGGRSDLERSTADAIVAAARAPLLDLVGRDTLKQLPALLQRAALVMTPDSGPMHIANAVGSKVLGLHAASNPRRSGPYSDIRYCVDKYDAAARKFLGKPAEQLKWGSKIEFDAVMALIGVDDAIAAFERYRTDQGM; encoded by the coding sequence ATGGCAGCAACGCTCCCTTCGCTGTGCCTGTTGCGCCTGTCGGCGCTGGGGGATGTGACCCATGTGGTGCCGCTGGTGCGCACCCTGCAGCGCGCCTGGCCCGCCGCGCCGCCGCTGCACTGGATCATCGACAAGGCCGGACACAAGCTGCTCGACGGCCTGCCCGGCGTGATCTTCCACGACTACGACAAGCGCAGCGGCCTGGCCGGCATGCGCGCGCTGCGCCGCGAACTGCCGGCGCAGGGCTTCGATGCGCTGCTGCAGATGCAGGTGGCGCTGCGCGCCAACGTGCTGTCCGCGTTCGTTCGCGCGCGCCGCCGCATCGGCTACGACCGCAGCCGCTCCAAGGACCTGCACGGCCTGTTCGTCAACGAACGCATCCCCGACCGCCCCGGCATCCACGTGCTCGACGCCATCGGCAGCTTCTGCGAACCGCTGGGCCTGCGCCAGACCGAGGTACGCTGGGACCTGCCGATTCCCGACGACGCGCATGCCTGGGCGCGGGCGCAATGGCCCGACGACGGCCGCCCGGCGCTGCTGATCTCGCCCTGTTCCAGCCACGTCCGCCGCAACTGGTACGCCGACCGCTACGCCGCGGTCGCCGACCACGCCGCCGCGCAGGGCTGGCGGGTGGTGCTGTGCGGTGGGCGCAGCGACCTGGAGCGCAGCACGGCCGACGCCATCGTCGCGGCCGCGCGCGCGCCGCTGCTCGACCTGGTCGGCCGCGACACGCTCAAGCAATTGCCGGCGCTGCTGCAGCGTGCCGCGCTGGTGATGACCCCGGACTCGGGCCCGATGCACATCGCCAATGCCGTGGGCAGCAAGGTGCTGGGCCTGCACGCGGCCAGCAACCCGCGCCGCAGCGGCCCGTATTCGGACATCCGCTACTGCGTGGACAAGTACGACGCGGCGGCGCGCAAGTTCCTCGGCAAACCGGCCGAGCAATTGAAATGGGGCAGCAAGATCGAATTCGACGCGGTGATGGCGTTGATCGGGGTGGACGACGCGATCGCCGCGTTCGAGCGCTACCGCACCGACCAGGGCATGTAG
- a CDS encoding DUF2798 domain-containing protein, whose translation MSRSPRFFPRKLHSRHAGWVMPLLLSILMTCVVSMISTLRTVGLAPGVYALWLGAWALSWLIAFPTLLLALPLVRRLTALLVARA comes from the coding sequence ATGTCCCGTTCCCCTCGGTTTTTCCCGCGCAAGCTGCATTCCCGCCACGCCGGCTGGGTGATGCCGCTGCTGTTGTCGATCCTGATGACCTGCGTGGTCTCGATGATCAGCACGCTGCGCACGGTCGGTCTGGCGCCGGGCGTGTACGCGCTCTGGCTGGGCGCCTGGGCGTTGTCGTGGCTGATCGCCTTCCCCACCCTGCTGCTGGCGTTGCCGCTGGTGCGCCGGCTGACCGCACTGCTGGTCGCCCGCGCCTGA
- a CDS encoding DUF6165 family protein: protein MSEILVPVSFGELLDKIAILQIKSERIGDAAKLANVRAELSALEKTWMAHPAASGDVARLRLELKAVNERLWVIEDEIRIKEKAQAFDEEFIKLARSVYYENDERARIKKEINLALGSSYVEEKSYQDYRGAAS, encoded by the coding sequence ATGTCCGAAATCCTCGTCCCCGTGTCCTTCGGCGAACTGCTCGACAAGATCGCCATTCTGCAGATCAAGTCCGAGCGCATCGGCGATGCGGCCAAGCTGGCCAATGTGCGCGCCGAGCTCTCGGCGCTGGAAAAGACCTGGATGGCGCATCCGGCCGCCAGCGGCGACGTCGCCCGCCTGCGCCTGGAGCTGAAGGCGGTCAACGAGCGCCTGTGGGTGATCGAGGACGAAATCCGGATCAAGGAGAAGGCGCAGGCCTTCGACGAGGAGTTCATCAAGCTCGCGCGCAGCGTGTACTACGAGAACGACGAGCGCGCGCGGATCAAGAAGGAGATCAACCTGGCGCTGGGCTCCAGCTACGTCGAAGAGAAGTCCTACCAGGACTACCGCGGCGCGGCGTCCTGA
- a CDS encoding PP2C family protein-serine/threonine phosphatase: protein MIEFGHLTHVGLRRELNEDTYYGDNELGLWLVADGMGGHACGEVASALAREAIVREVRGGTPLAQAIRIADEEIIRASRRRNDTLPMGTTVVAARVQGNRFEVAWVGDSRAYLWRDGKLAQLSQDHSYVQELIAQGALTAEQARAHPHRNVVTQALGVTDPLHLNVATMTGELRPGMQLLLCSDGLTEEVDDRGIAATLGHDDCSAQECVDTLVAAALDGGGSDNITAILVRCH from the coding sequence ATGATCGAATTCGGACATCTCACCCACGTCGGCCTGCGCCGCGAACTCAACGAGGACACCTATTACGGCGACAACGAGCTCGGCCTGTGGCTGGTCGCCGACGGCATGGGCGGCCACGCCTGCGGCGAGGTGGCCAGCGCCCTGGCGCGCGAGGCCATCGTCCGCGAGGTGCGCGGCGGCACGCCGCTGGCGCAGGCGATCCGCATTGCCGACGAAGAGATCATCCGCGCCTCGCGCCGGCGCAACGACACCCTGCCGATGGGCACCACCGTGGTCGCCGCGCGCGTGCAGGGCAACCGTTTCGAGGTGGCCTGGGTCGGCGACAGCCGCGCCTACCTGTGGCGCGACGGCAAACTGGCCCAGCTCAGCCAGGACCACAGCTACGTACAGGAACTGATCGCGCAGGGCGCGCTGACCGCCGAGCAGGCGCGCGCGCATCCGCACCGCAACGTGGTCACCCAGGCGCTGGGCGTCACCGACCCGCTGCACCTCAACGTGGCCACGATGACCGGCGAACTGCGCCCGGGCATGCAACTGCTGCTGTGCAGCGACGGGCTGACCGAAGAAGTGGACGACCGCGGCATCGCCGCCACCCTCGGCCACGACGACTGCAGCGCGCAGGAATGCGTGGATACGCTGGTGGCGGCCGCGCTGGACGGCGGCGGCTCGGACAACATCACCGCGATCCTGGTGCGCTGCCACTGA
- the dnaQ gene encoding DNA polymerase III subunit epsilon — translation MRQIILDTETTGLEWKKGNRVVEIGAVELLERRPSGRNFHRYLRPDCDFEPGAQEVTGLTLEFLADKPEFHEVADEFLAFIDGAELIIHNASFDLGFLDYELSRLGASYGRILDRATVIDTLLLARERFPGQRNSLDALCKRLGVDNSHRQLHGALLDAQILSDVYIALTSGQEEIGFALADERSSHADGQRAAFDMATLLPRPRVLPTASELEAHQARLEKLRKKAGRALWDIEEPALAEAVAG, via the coding sequence ATGCGTCAGATCATCCTCGATACCGAAACCACCGGCCTGGAATGGAAGAAGGGCAACCGCGTCGTCGAAATCGGCGCGGTGGAACTGCTCGAGCGCCGTCCCAGCGGGCGCAACTTCCACCGCTATCTGCGCCCGGACTGCGACTTCGAACCCGGCGCGCAGGAAGTCACCGGCCTGACCCTGGAGTTCCTCGCCGACAAGCCGGAATTCCACGAGGTGGCGGACGAGTTCCTGGCGTTCATCGACGGCGCCGAGCTGATCATCCACAACGCCTCGTTCGATCTGGGCTTCCTCGACTACGAGCTGTCGCGGCTGGGCGCGTCCTACGGGCGCATCCTCGACCGTGCCACGGTCATCGACACGCTGCTGCTGGCGCGCGAGCGCTTCCCCGGCCAGCGCAATTCGCTGGATGCGCTGTGCAAGCGGCTGGGCGTGGACAATTCGCACCGGCAGCTGCACGGCGCGCTGCTCGATGCGCAGATCCTCAGCGACGTCTACATCGCGCTGACCTCGGGGCAGGAGGAGATCGGCTTCGCCCTGGCCGACGAGCGCAGCAGCCACGCCGACGGCCAGCGCGCGGCATTCGACATGGCGACGCTGCTGCCGCGGCCGCGGGTACTGCCGACGGCGTCGGAACTGGAAGCGCATCAGGCGCGGCTGGAAAAGCTGCGCAAGAAGGCCGGGCGCGCGTTGTGGGACATCGAGGAGCCGGCGCTGGCCGAGGCCGTGGCCGGCTGA
- the rnhA gene encoding ribonuclease HI: MKTVEIHTDGACLGNPGPGGWAALLRYKGLEREVAGAEAHTTNNRMELMAAIMALETLNEPCQIVLHTDSQYVRQGITEWMPGWVRRQWKTAGGDPVKNRDLWERLHAAAQRHSIDWRWVKGHSGDPDNERVDVLARNQALRVRAGGAAVAS; this comes from the coding sequence ATGAAGACTGTTGAGATCCATACCGACGGCGCCTGCCTCGGCAATCCCGGCCCCGGCGGCTGGGCCGCGCTGCTGCGCTACAAGGGCCTGGAGCGCGAAGTCGCCGGCGCCGAGGCGCACACCACCAACAATCGCATGGAGCTGATGGCCGCGATCATGGCGCTGGAAACGCTCAACGAGCCGTGCCAGATCGTGCTGCATACCGATTCGCAGTACGTGCGCCAGGGCATCACCGAATGGATGCCGGGCTGGGTGCGGCGGCAGTGGAAGACCGCCGGCGGCGATCCGGTCAAGAACCGCGATCTGTGGGAGCGGCTGCATGCCGCCGCGCAACGGCACAGCATCGACTGGCGCTGGGTCAAGGGCCATAGCGGCGATCCGGACAACGAGCGGGTGGACGTGCTGGCGCGCAACCAGGCGCTGCGGGTGCGTGCCGGCGGCGCGGCGGTCGCGTCCTGA
- a CDS encoding methyltransferase domain-containing protein, which yields MPATPFPRQAAVSSWFDTVVAQQLLQAEQPLILDALLGRPAQPWLWLAPVPFAPLARELPGRGVRLHRTARGYAGDLVCTLPLPLPSESVNAIVLQHVLGTDAAALLEECERVLMPGGRIWLYALNAVSPYRLRWRRQGLVARPPGSWRGLMQQAGLPCTDPPRYLGPVWPTRGGVGSAISGAPLRAVCLLQAEKRTAAGIGPIPLRAPVRWRGSTASI from the coding sequence ATGCCTGCCACCCCGTTCCCCCGTCAAGCCGCCGTCTCATCCTGGTTTGATACGGTGGTGGCGCAGCAGCTGCTGCAGGCCGAGCAGCCGTTGATCCTCGACGCCTTGCTCGGACGCCCTGCGCAGCCCTGGTTGTGGCTGGCGCCGGTGCCATTCGCGCCGCTGGCGCGCGAGCTGCCGGGGCGCGGCGTGCGCCTGCACCGCACTGCGCGCGGCTACGCCGGCGACCTGGTATGCACGCTGCCGCTGCCGTTGCCCTCGGAAAGCGTCAACGCGATCGTGCTGCAGCATGTGCTCGGCACCGATGCCGCGGCGCTGCTGGAGGAATGCGAGCGGGTGCTGATGCCGGGCGGCCGGATCTGGCTGTACGCGCTCAACGCGGTCAGCCCGTACCGGCTGCGCTGGCGGCGCCAGGGCCTGGTGGCGCGGCCGCCGGGCAGCTGGCGCGGGTTGATGCAACAGGCCGGGTTGCCGTGCACCGATCCGCCACGCTACCTGGGGCCGGTCTGGCCGACCCGCGGCGGCGTCGGCTCGGCGATCTCCGGCGCGCCGCTGCGCGCGGTGTGCCTGCTGCAGGCGGAAAAGCGCACCGCCGCCGGCATCGGCCCCATTCCGCTGCGCGCGCCGGTACGCTGGCGCGGTTCGACCGCCTCCATCTGA
- the gloB gene encoding hydroxyacylglutathione hydrolase: MRLIALPAFQDNYIWAIAAADGRAVLVDPGQAEPVLEAAAQGLQPAAVLLTHHHDDHIGGVAALRERWPDLPVYAPADEPRIPFASQRVADGEAVQVLQWEFRTLFVPGHTRSHVAYVGHGHLFSGDTLFSLGCGRMFEGTPSQMLGSLQRLAALPGATLLCCGHEYTLANAAFAVTVDPTNAALRQRHQEVQAMRHAARPTVPVSLASEMATNPFLRTASAAIQQAVGARLGRGARDEVEVFAELRRWKDDFRA, translated from the coding sequence ATGCGACTGATCGCCCTGCCCGCATTCCAGGATAATTACATCTGGGCGATCGCCGCCGCGGACGGCCGCGCCGTGCTGGTCGACCCCGGCCAGGCCGAGCCGGTGCTGGAAGCCGCCGCGCAAGGGCTGCAACCTGCCGCGGTGCTGCTGACCCACCATCACGACGACCACATCGGCGGCGTGGCGGCCCTGCGCGAGCGCTGGCCGGACCTGCCGGTGTATGCCCCGGCGGACGAGCCGCGGATCCCGTTCGCCAGCCAGCGCGTCGCCGACGGCGAGGCGGTCCAGGTGCTGCAATGGGAGTTCCGGACCCTGTTCGTGCCGGGGCATACCCGTTCGCACGTGGCCTATGTCGGCCACGGTCATCTGTTCAGCGGCGATACGCTGTTCAGCCTAGGCTGTGGACGCATGTTCGAAGGTACGCCCTCCCAGATGTTGGGTTCGCTGCAACGGCTGGCCGCCCTCCCCGGCGCCACGCTGCTGTGTTGCGGACACGAATACACCCTGGCCAATGCGGCATTCGCCGTCACGGTCGATCCCACCAACGCTGCCTTGCGGCAGCGCCATCAGGAAGTCCAGGCCATGCGTCATGCTGCCCGCCCCACTGTTCCCGTCAGTCTCGCCAGCGAAATGGCGACCAATCCGTTCCTGCGCACCGCCTCGGCGGCGATCCAGCAGGCGGTCGGCGCCCGGCTCGGCCGCGGCGCGCGCGACGAAGTGGAAGTATTCGCCGAATTGAGGCGCTGGAAAGACGATTTCCGCGCATGA
- a CDS encoding lytic transglycosylase domain-containing protein, whose product MRSLCLTAALTLALASASPSAGAAAPVGAALEQTVAGLNVLPMDAAALPPATTRNGHTILANFRDGLADAQCDGGATDARWKQQFARAPARLANEDEDVLPLFGYVVDELRAADLPTEFALIPFVESGYRPAARNSGGPAGLWQFIADTARNHDVPVEGGYDGRLSAVDSTRAAVRYLKTLHGMFGGDWRLAIMAYNAGEYRVLQSMRRAGMNAQNAQPAKLPGLSPITYAYVEKLHALACVLEQAQTRDEWMASLDREVPILQARTLPAGMALDEWAQQQALQGNQVARLNPALGGLRNKKRALPVLAPVGNGGSAATAAADAMAAAQPQQAEAPATRTVASIAEPIPPRMRQRTPAARHTHTVRDGDTAWTIAKRYGITVQTLLAKNGLSARSVLRPGMVLSYEE is encoded by the coding sequence ATGAGGTCGCTGTGTTTGACCGCGGCGCTGACCCTGGCGCTCGCGTCGGCGTCCCCTTCCGCGGGCGCGGCCGCACCGGTCGGGGCGGCGCTGGAGCAGACCGTCGCCGGACTGAACGTATTGCCGATGGACGCCGCGGCGCTGCCGCCAGCGACCACGCGTAACGGCCACACCATTCTCGCCAACTTCCGCGACGGGCTGGCCGACGCGCAATGCGATGGCGGCGCCACCGATGCGCGCTGGAAGCAGCAGTTCGCGCGCGCGCCGGCGCGGCTGGCCAACGAGGACGAGGACGTGCTGCCGCTGTTCGGCTACGTGGTGGACGAATTGCGCGCCGCCGACCTGCCTACCGAATTCGCGCTGATCCCGTTCGTGGAGAGCGGCTACCGCCCTGCCGCGCGCAACAGCGGCGGTCCGGCCGGACTGTGGCAGTTCATCGCCGACACCGCCCGCAACCACGACGTGCCGGTCGAAGGCGGCTACGACGGCCGCCTGTCCGCGGTGGACTCCACCCGCGCCGCGGTGCGTTACCTGAAGACCTTGCACGGCATGTTCGGCGGCGACTGGCGCCTGGCGATCATGGCCTACAACGCCGGCGAGTACCGCGTGCTGCAGTCCATGCGCCGCGCCGGCATGAACGCGCAGAACGCGCAGCCAGCCAAGTTGCCGGGACTGTCGCCGATCACCTACGCCTACGTCGAGAAGCTGCATGCGCTGGCGTGCGTGCTGGAACAGGCGCAGACCCGCGACGAATGGATGGCCTCGCTGGACCGCGAGGTGCCGATCCTGCAGGCGCGCACCCTGCCCGCCGGCATGGCGCTGGACGAGTGGGCGCAACAGCAGGCGCTGCAGGGCAACCAGGTCGCGCGGCTGAATCCGGCGCTGGGCGGCCTGCGCAACAAGAAACGCGCGCTGCCGGTCCTGGCGCCGGTCGGCAACGGCGGCAGCGCCGCCACCGCCGCTGCCGATGCCATGGCCGCGGCGCAACCGCAGCAGGCCGAAGCGCCGGCAACGCGGACCGTCGCCAGCATCGCCGAACCCATACCGCCACGCATGCGCCAGCGCACGCCCGCGGCGCGACATACCCACACCGTCCGCGACGGCGACACCGCCTGGACCATCGCCAAGCGCTACGGCATCACCGTGCAGACGTTGCTGGCGAAGAACGGCCTGTCCGCGCGCAGCGTGCTGCGCCCGGGCATGGTGCTGAGCTACGAGGAATAG